The following proteins are encoded in a genomic region of Zea mays cultivar B73 chromosome 9, Zm-B73-REFERENCE-NAM-5.0, whole genome shotgun sequence:
- the LOC103639354 gene encoding uncharacterized protein yields MPLFFQARRRQRRSRAHLLELYSTSYVCAVVVRLLHHRQLKDSCTERRTNKRLTMCMMLTTAPGRMMARQAATRSSGSSMSVGCRREREHGEEYSLCQMLILASYRRSSPPSCDSFAFHGIAWLLSLRSHHRPTRWRAASCWPHPRAGGASHRPSPPSHDDFTFPGVHIASLHEILSPLFTTAATGSRGATE; encoded by the coding sequence ATGCCCCTCTTTTTTCAGGCGAGAAGACGACAGCGGAGATCTAGGGCTCACCTTCTGGAGTTGTACTCTACGTCCTATGTATGCGCTGTGGTAGTACGGTTGCTCCACCACCGCCAGTTGAAGGACTCATGCACTGAGCGTAGGACCAACAAGCGATTGACGATGTGTATGATGTTGACCACCGCACCGGGGCGCATGATGGCTCGGCAAGCTGCGACGAGGTCGAGCGGCTCGTCGATGAGCGTGGGGTGCAGGAGGGAGCGGGAGCATGGGGAGGAATACTCTCTTTGCCAAATGCTCATACTTGCATCCTATCGTCGGTCGTCTCCACCATCGTGCGACAGTTTCGCCTTTCATGGCATTGCATGGCTTCTCTCCCTGAGATCTCACCACCGACCCACGCGGTGGCGAGCAGCGTCTTGTTGGCCGCACCCTAGGGCTGGTGGAGCCTCCCATCGGCCATCTCCACCATCGCACGACGATTTCACCTTTCCTGGGGTTCACATAGCTTCTCTCCATGAGatcttgtcaccactgttcacaacCGCCGCAACAGGGAGTAGGGGAGCGACGGAAtag
- the LOC100217240 gene encoding receptor expression-enhancing protein 3 isoform X2: MQVLAFGYAYPAYECYKTVELNKPEIAQLIFWCQYWILVALLTVLERFGDFTISWLPFYSEAKLMFFVYLWYPKTKGTTYVYGTFFKPYISQHENEIDRNLLELRARATDTVVLYFQKAASAGQSTFFDVLKYVAAQSPSQKSRQRLHQDSQQPPQQQQPQVQVQQAQPQKQAAPVMRRASSIAARQAAMAQQSQETKPVSSSPKIKRQTSARSGSVASTKPPVAASALKPGGSPKKGEVKPAADPVQTPTTGADSPKPEPSAPSLPGAEGVDKMAIDEASGDAPEGAEELDPALEEETPMEETIRVTRAKLRRRTATEDPAGN; encoded by the exons ATGCAAGT GTTGGCTTTTGGCTATGCCTATCCTGCCTACGAATGCTACAAGACTGTTGAACTGAACAAACCAGAGATTGCGCAGCTCATATTTTGGTGTCAGTATTG GATTTTAGTTGCCCTGTTGACAGTTTTGGAGAGATTCGGAGATTTCACAATATCATG GCTACCGTTCTACTCGGAAGCAAAGCTGATGTTCTTTGTATACTTGTGGTACCCTAAGACAAAG GGAACTACGTATGTTTATGGAACTTTCTTTAAACCATATATTTCTCAGCATGAGAATGAAATCGACCGGAATCTCCTTGAGCTGAGAGCTCGAGCCACCGACACGGTTGTACTTTATTttcagaaggctgcttcggcaggaCAAAGTACTTTCTTTGACGTTTTAAAATATGTTGCTGCCCAGTCACCTTCTCAGAAATCAAGGCAACGCCTTCATCAG GATTCACAGCAGCCgccacaacaacaacaaccacAAGTGCAGGTGCAGCAGGCGCAACCACAAAAACAAGCAGCACCTGTTATGCGCAGAGCATCATCTATTGCTGCTCGGCAAGCAGCAATGGCACAGCAATCTCAGGAGACTAAACCCGTTTCATCTTCGCCCAAGATCAAGCGTCAAACATCAGCGAGATCTGGTTCAGTGGCATCCACAAAGCCTCCGGTAGCTGCATCCGCGCTAAAACCTGGTGGTAGCCCAAAGAAAGGCGAGGTCAAACCTGCTGCCGACCCAGTTCAAACTCCAACCACAGGTGCCGATTCACCGAAACCCGAGCCTAGCGCCCCATCACTCCCTGGAGCCGAAGGGGTGGACAAGATGGCCATCGACGAGGCCAGTGGTGACGCCCCAGAGGGCGCAGAAGAGCTTGACCCTGCGCTCGAAGAGGAGACGCCGATGGAGGAGACGATCCGTGTGACGCGCGCCAAGCTAAGGAGGCGCACGGCCACCGAAGATCCTGCTGGGAATTAG
- the LOC100217240 gene encoding receptor expression-enhancing protein 3 isoform X1 has product MMGGFLSRVLLLAFGYAYPAYECYKTVELNKPEIAQLIFWCQYWILVALLTVLERFGDFTISWLPFYSEAKLMFFVYLWYPKTKGTTYVYGTFFKPYISQHENEIDRNLLELRARATDTVVLYFQKAASAGQSTFFDVLKYVAAQSPSQKSRQRLHQDSQQPPQQQQPQVQVQQAQPQKQAAPVMRRASSIAARQAAMAQQSQETKPVSSSPKIKRQTSARSGSVASTKPPVAASALKPGGSPKKGEVKPAADPVQTPTTGADSPKPEPSAPSLPGAEGVDKMAIDEASGDAPEGAEELDPALEEETPMEETIRVTRAKLRRRTATEDPAGN; this is encoded by the exons ATGATGGGCGGGTTCCTCTCCAGGGTCCTCCT GTTGGCTTTTGGCTATGCCTATCCTGCCTACGAATGCTACAAGACTGTTGAACTGAACAAACCAGAGATTGCGCAGCTCATATTTTGGTGTCAGTATTG GATTTTAGTTGCCCTGTTGACAGTTTTGGAGAGATTCGGAGATTTCACAATATCATG GCTACCGTTCTACTCGGAAGCAAAGCTGATGTTCTTTGTATACTTGTGGTACCCTAAGACAAAG GGAACTACGTATGTTTATGGAACTTTCTTTAAACCATATATTTCTCAGCATGAGAATGAAATCGACCGGAATCTCCTTGAGCTGAGAGCTCGAGCCACCGACACGGTTGTACTTTATTttcagaaggctgcttcggcaggaCAAAGTACTTTCTTTGACGTTTTAAAATATGTTGCTGCCCAGTCACCTTCTCAGAAATCAAGGCAACGCCTTCATCAG GATTCACAGCAGCCgccacaacaacaacaaccacAAGTGCAGGTGCAGCAGGCGCAACCACAAAAACAAGCAGCACCTGTTATGCGCAGAGCATCATCTATTGCTGCTCGGCAAGCAGCAATGGCACAGCAATCTCAGGAGACTAAACCCGTTTCATCTTCGCCCAAGATCAAGCGTCAAACATCAGCGAGATCTGGTTCAGTGGCATCCACAAAGCCTCCGGTAGCTGCATCCGCGCTAAAACCTGGTGGTAGCCCAAAGAAAGGCGAGGTCAAACCTGCTGCCGACCCAGTTCAAACTCCAACCACAGGTGCCGATTCACCGAAACCCGAGCCTAGCGCCCCATCACTCCCTGGAGCCGAAGGGGTGGACAAGATGGCCATCGACGAGGCCAGTGGTGACGCCCCAGAGGGCGCAGAAGAGCTTGACCCTGCGCTCGAAGAGGAGACGCCGATGGAGGAGACGATCCGTGTGACGCGCGCCAAGCTAAGGAGGCGCACGGCCACCGAAGATCCTGCTGGGAATTAG